ACCAGCCGGCCAGTCCGACCATGACGATCCGCCGTCCGTGGAATACTCGACCGAGACAGTCGCGCTCGAGGGGATCACCCAGATATTCCGCGGGGCGGCAACCCCCGACATATCCACAACGATCGCATCGGATCCCGTGACCGCCGTAGACCCATCCGCCAGCGCATCAGCCGGCCCACCCGACGTCAGCACCCGCCCGTCCGCATCGACGGAAACGACTTTCGGGACAAACCCGCTCGTGCCAGTCAATTGCCCGTAGATCACTGCCATGATGATTTGCTCCTGTTGCCAGTTGCCACGTCGGCGCGCCGCCCGATGCGACGCGCTCGTGAAAGGTGCACCTAGATTACCGGATCCTCGCCGCCGATGCGCGCCCACACCCGCCCATCGGCCAGGATTGCCGCCTGCGTGATCGTCTGCCCGGCGATCAGCCGATGCACGCGATCGATCATGTCGGCTACGGCCGGGTTCGCAGCCGGCGCCCCGCAGTAGCGCAACTCGTGCGCATACAGCGTCGCGCGCTGCATGCCGAGCGCGGCCGCGACGAGCAGCCAGCGACCAACACACGCCGCCTGCGTGTCTGCCGGCAGTGCCGACCAGCCGACCGAGTCGCAGCCGAGCTCGGTCAGCCAGAGCGGCGTGTCGCGCAGCGCCGTCGCGTCGACCTGCTCGCGCATGAGCCGGCATTGCGTTGCGACGCCCAGAGCGTGGCGCGCTGGGTTGGCATCGTAGAGGTAGCAGTGCCAGGACACCGCATCGAGCACATCCGCGCCCAGCGCATCGGCATAGCCGGTGACCTTCCAGCCCGACCCCGACCCGATGTCCGTGTAGGCCGGCCCGACCAGCCGCGCGCGCGATCCGACTGCGTCGCGCAGCCAGCGCGTGAGCGTCGCTAGGTCGACCGCCGACCCGTTAAACCAGCCGCCCGCGTAGTCCGGATGCGGCTCGGGCTCGTTCCAGACCTCGATCACCTGCACGCCCAGCTCGAGCGCGGCCCTGACGACACCGGCGAGATCGGCATACGAGCGGGGCATGCTGCCAGCGCCGAGCGCCCCCCACGTCGTCGACATCACATCGGGGTCGCGTGCCGCCCACGTTGGTGTGCCGCCGACCGTCCAGATCGTTGGCGTGCCGTGCGTCGCAACAAACGCTCGCAGGGTCTCCGTGTATCGATCGCCACGGGTCGGCTCGATCTGCCGCCATTGCGTCCCCACTGTGCCGTTGCCAAGCGGATCGTGATCGTGCGTGCGAGCGTGGCCGTAGCGATAGGCCGGCCGCCCCCCCGTGCGGTTGAAATGCATCCCGACGAAATTCGCCGGCACGGCGACCGGCGCATCGCGCACGAGCCAATCGGCGATGTCCGGTCGCACGATCACAGCTGGCGCGCTCGCCGCGATCGCAATCTCGCCGCTGACCCGCGCGACAGCCGGGCCGGGCGCAGGCGTCGGAGCCGGGGCGGGGGCATCGTCAGCGACCCGCCCTGTGGACGAGATCACGAATCGGTCGAAACTGTTGACCAGCGACGACGGCCCCTGCGCGACGAGCAGCGACTCGACGCTCGGTGCAGGTACGCCGGCGCGGATATCCCGCGCAGTGGCCGCGAACTCGTCGAGCACGCGCCGGCTGCATGGCGCGATCAACTCACCTGACCACGACGCGCGGGACAGTCCCGCGTCCATCTCGCGCGAGACGGTCGTGGCCGACCCACCCGTCCAGAGCAACACGCCGCGCGCGCCAGCGAGGTAGGCGAGCCAGACCATCGCGAGGATGCTGCCCGGCGGCGGCTCGTAGTATTTCCAATACCGGTACCCGCCGCCGGTCCGTGCCCAGCCGTGGTTGCCCGCGTCGGCCAGCGCGCGGATGCGATCCGGCGTGCCGAGCGAGCCCGATGCGACGGTCGACTCGCTCGCCCACATCGCCAGCCGCGAGCCGCAGATCGCGATCGTGCAACCCGGACCGAGCAACGCGACCCATCGCTGCACCTCGGCCCAGTACCAGCGCAGCGCACTCATCGGCGTCGCGCAGTAGCCCCCGGCAGACGGATCCCAACCCCAGAACGCGTAGCGGTCGGTCGCGAGGCGCTCAGGCCTGCTGGCGATCGCGACGGACGCGGCGGCGGACTGGTTGTGCGTCAGCTGCAGCGGCACCCCGGGCAGCTGCCGCCGGAACTCGGCATAGGCCGCATCGAGTGCCGGCATGAGAGCGGGCGACGGCTCCTCGCGCAGCGACACGGCGGCGAGCGCCGGGTGCCCCGCATACGGGCGCACGAGCGCCGCTGCCTGCACGGCCTTGACGCGCGCCTGCGCGACGTCGGTCGACGTGATGTACGCGGCGTCGATCTGCGCGACGATCCGCGTGCCGACCGACTGCGCCGCGTCGAGCCACGTGCCGAGCTGGTCGATGGCGACGTAGTGCAGCGTGTGCCCTGCGCCAGATCCTTGCAGTGCGGCATCGCGCGCACCGCCGAGCGACCACGGGTACATGTAGACGCCGCTGTCGAACTGCCGCGTCGGAGCAGGCGCTGGCGGAACAGGGCCGGGAATGCAGGCGCGGAGGGCCGGGGCAGGGGCCGGAACAGGCGCAGGCGATGGCGGGGGCCGGAACAGGCGCAGGCGATGGTGGGGGCCGGAGGCGGGTCAGGGCGGCGGCGGGCCCTGCCCGCAAAACCACTCGTCAAACCATCCGCGCACCAGGTCGCGCAGCCACGCCACAAACGCGTCCATCATCTCACCTCGCGGATGTACCGCTGCAACAGCCCCGCGCGACTCGCGCACTCGTGATGCGCGAGCTTCGCGGCGACGATTGCCTCGACCAGTTGCCCCGGCTCGACATCACCCGCGCCCGCCATCGTTGGCCACGGCGGACACGGCTGCATCAGGCCCGCTGGCGGATCGGGCGGGCGCGCCGTCACCGGGTTGAGCGTCCCACAGGAGGCGCAGAGCAGCAGGCAGAGTGCAAACAGCGGGGATCTCGCGCACCACATCTCGGGCCACCTCCACCAGTCGCTCGCGCACCACCGGGCGACGCGATCGCAGCGCATCCACCTCGACCTGCAGGCCGTCGACGGCGCGCGCCTGCCGCTCTGCATCCGCACGCGCAACGGCGATCGCCGCCTGCTCGCGTGTTTTGTAGACCGCCGCCCCGCGCGAATAGCCGTGCAGCCAGAGCGCGAGCAGCACGACGGCCAGCGCACCGAGCTTGTAGACGAGCGTCACGTTACTCGCCGCGACTGATCGCTGATGCGCGCGTAGACCGCGAGGCCAACGCCGGCCAGCGTCAGTGCCACCAGCAGCCACTGGATCCACGGCAGAGCCTCGCGCAGCGGCTCGACGATGGTCCGCACCTCCTCGACCGATTGCGACGCCTGCAGGGCCGCTGATGCGGCCGTAGACACCCCCGCGATGCTGCTGCCGATGACGGTGCGCGACTCGCCGATCGGTTTGAGCGACCGCACAATGCCGGCCATCGCCAGGGCCTTGTCGATCACGCCGTCCGGGTACGGCTGCATGCCGTTCTCGTGGACAATGATCGCGACCACGAGCGCGCGCATGACGTCGTAGTCGTGCAGATCGAGCGGCATGCTCGGGTCCGTCGACATTCTGCGGGCCACCGACAGCACGTAGCTCGCCGTGTCGTTTTCCGCCTGCGGCGCCCATCTGCCGATCAGCCCACGCAGATTGGTCAGCCCGTGACGGTCGTAGTAGCTGACCAGCGTGATCGCGAGCGCGCGGATGCCGTGCTCCGGGTCGACAAATACCTCGAACGCGCGCTCCAGTCGCTGCTCCGGCGTGCGCTGATGCCAGTCAGCGCGGCCCTGCCAGTGGTTGGATTCGCTGACGCGCAGATTGCCGGGGTTGTTGTTGCGCACACCGCGCGGCTGCATGAGCATCGTCAGCCTCTGCGCGCGCGGTCGATCGCGTCGCGCAGCTCGGCCGCCCTGCGCTCGCCGACGTCCTCGGCGCGGTCGGCCATCTCGTCGATGCGCCCGGCCATCTTGTCGAGTGACGCGTCGGCCTTGGCCGAGCGCACGACCCAGATACCGATCAACACGATGCCACCGATCAGTAGCACCCCGATTGCGATGTCCATTGCCACCTCTACAAAGAGTCTGTCGACAGCTCAAAACCCCCCGAGTGCCCAGCCCGACGCCAAACGAGCCGTCCATGTTGCGCCCCTTGTAAAGGCCCTTCTGCGCGCCATGCCGCGATCGCAAACTGCGATGCGGCGATCACCCCCGCGGCCACCGAGCCCATAAGCAGTGCCGCGGCAAAACCCCCGCGCCAGCGCGACGTCAGGCTCAGCAGTTCATCCAGTTGCGCGGTCATCGCGTTGAGTTGTCGGGACGTCGACTGCTCGAGCGACACTACCTGCTGCATCATCGCCGCGGTGCGCTCCTCGAGTCGCGCCAAGCGCTCGGCGAGCGCCGCAATGCGCGTGTCCTGCTGATCCTCGTGGCTACCTGTGTCCGACATGCCGCCCCCGGTCAAAAATCCATCCGCACACCGATCGCCGCATTGCGACCGACGATCACGATCGAGACCGCCGCCGCCGCACCCAGGATCTGCGTGCGATGCGCCGGGTATGCGTGCGCGAGTCCCAGCACGAGTGCGCCGCCGAGTAGCGTTTGCCAGGGGTGCCGAACCAGCGGGTTGAGCTCGCGATACCCTGCCGCTCGCCCGCGCTCGCTCATGATCCAGCGCGTCTGACCGTAGTCAATGGCACGCGTGACAATGATCGTCGCGGCCAGTGCCCGGTCGGTCTCTGACCACGATTGCGCGACGGCCGTCCCAGATGTGGCAAGGGCCGCTACTGCGGCCCCTGCGGCGGCGATTCGGCGCGCGATCATCGCCGCACAAACCGCGCCCAGGCCGAGCCCGCGATCGGCGCCTCGCCGCCTACCGGGATGACAGTGATGGGCGCCTGCGCCCACTTGGTCGGGTCCGCATCGCTCGTCGCGCGCACAGTACCGGACCCAAGCGCCTCGCCAGTCACTGTGCCGCTCGAATCGACCGACAGCGCACCACCGATCACGGACCAGGTGACGGTCGTCGCCACGCCATCGTCGGCGGTGACGGTCGCGTCGAAATCCAGCGTGTCGCCGAGCTCGACCGTGCCCGACGTCGGGTCGATCTCAACCAGCGTCACTTCGCCCGTGCCGCCGCCAGCGGACCCGCCGCCGCCGTCATCCACCACGAGCGACGCCGTGTCCTCGACGGTCGCGATCACGTCCGTGATCGTCGCCGTGATCGTGTAGACGCCATCACCGCCGCCCGCGATCACGACCGACCACGTCGGATCGGTCAGCGTCGCCGACCCGCTGCCGTCCGCCACGCCGTCGAGCAGCAGGTCGACATCGATCGTCGCGCTCGCATCGATCGATGCGTAGGTGCCCGAGATGTACAGATCGCCGCCGCTCGCGTAGTAGCCGGTGATCAGCACGCGCGGGGCGATGTCGATCTCGCCGCTCACCTCGACATCGATCGACGAGGACGCCTCGACAAACGTCGACGGCTCGCTGGTGTCGACACTCACCCCGCCGTTTGGCGCGGTCCACGCCGATCCGGTCGCGCCGAGCAGCGCGGCCGTCAGGTCCGCACCCATGCAGTCGTTGTCCACGACCAGGCCGGAGGTCACGACCGCCGTGCGTGATGTGATCTCGGTACTGAGCTGCGCGTCGCTCAGGCTCGACGACCAGACTCGGATGTAGCCAAATTTGGCGCTGATCGGCTCAGATCGCCCCGTGTCGCCGAATCGGATCAACGCGGGCGCGAATGCGGTTTGCGCGATCTCGGCATGATCGTCGGTCCAGTTGCCCGCCCCGTCCGGGTGCACGGAGAGCGAGAGCTTGTCTCCGCTCGAGTTGTACCCGCGGAGCGCTTTCCACACCCACGCGCCGGTCGCGAGCGTTGCAACCGCGCTTGCGCTTGTCGTCCCGTAGTTGGCGTACAGGTTTTCGGTTGTCCCGTCACCCTGCGTGACGACCGCGTGCAGGTCATAACTCCCGCCCGTCGAGTCCCTGATCTCGCACGACCCGGAGTCGGCATTGAGATCGCTGACGAGGTACTCGCCCCACAGGATCGTCATCGCGCCCGTCGACGACGGCAGCGAGGACGTCTGCTCGATGTACGAGCCGGCCGAGCCGTCGCAGACCAGCGCCATCAGATCGCCCGCATGTGCGCCAGCAGCGACTCGCGCGTCAGCGCGGCATAGGTCGCCGTGTCGGCCACCCACAGGCCCGCGTGTGCCATGATGAGCCCGGCCGTGGCCAGCGAGGCAAACTGCAGCCCGCCCGCCCAGGCGATGATGCCGGTCTCCAGCACAAACCGCGCGCTCGCGCCTCCATAGTTGTTGTACCCGGTCGAGCTCGCGACCAGCGTGAGCGCGCCGGCGGCTCCCGACGCCCGGTAAATCCGGCAGTACGGCGACCCGCCGCTCGTGGTCGATGCGAGCCTGATCTCGATCACGTAGTAGTCGAGCGTCGCCGTGCCACTCGCCGCCCACGTCGGCAGCACCTCGAGCGTGCCCGATGCGCTGCGCAGGATCGCATTGACGTCGCCGCCGTTGTAGATGTGCACGCCGACCGCGGGCGGCCCCGCATTTTCGTCGGTCAGCGATAGAGCAATGATGTCCGAGTAGGTCGTCGCGTCCCAGGTGTCATTCTGCGCCCGCGCCATGCCGAACCCGATCAGGTATTCGTGCCCCTGCTGGAGCCAGCCCGGATAGGGCGACTCGTGCGACGCGACCAGTTTGTTCACGCGCGCGATCGACCCCGAATCCTCGGGCGGCGCGTCGCCGGAGCGCACGCGCAGCTGGTAGACGTTGCGACTGCTCAGCGTCGTGCGGATCAGTCGATCGTAGCCGTCCGCGTGCGTGCCGACGGACGTCGACGAGCCGATGCCGGCGGGGTTGTACGTCGCGTCGGTCGTCCCGATGTACGCCATCGGCATGCGCGCGAGCGACTCGGCGGTAAGCCGCGCATTGACGACGTCCGCATCGCGATTGGCGGGCGACGCGGCGACGGGCCACGACCGACCCGGCGACCAGTCGAGCAGCAACAGCGACGTGTCGACGGACGTCGTGGTGCCGCCCGATCCGGAGCCGAGCTCCGACGGCCATGTCAGCGTGCCCGTGATCGACGCGACCTCGGCGCCGTCCTCAACCGACGCCGATAGCTCGACGTCCGACCCGCTGCCGGCCAAGCCGACGCTCGTCGACGTGAGCTCGTACGTCGGGTCGCCGTCGACCGTGGTGCCGCCGCTGCTCGAACCGATGCCGGGGGCGAGAGCCGCGAGAGGGGTTCCGCCGCCCCCGACAGATCCCGCGCTGTTGTTGGTCACACGCACCAGCGACCCCCAGACCGCGGAGGTAAACGCGCCGGAATTGAACCCGCTGATCTCCCCCCGCGCGTTGTAGTCGAGGTACAAGCACTAGGTGTCCGCCATGTCGACGATGTAGGCGCCGTAGTCTTGCAGGGCGCGCGCGATGATCGTGCCCTTGGCATCGAGGCCCAGGCTCGCGACGTTGATCGATTTGGGCAGGACAAACAGTTGCCCGCAGCGGATCGCGGCCGTGCCCGCGCCGTTGTTGGGGTAGCTGGTCGGATAGTCATCGCGCGTCGCGGGCCACACCCACGGCGAGCTCAGGAACGGTTTCGGTGCGGCGAGCGCGAGTGCGTGCTTGATCCCGTTTGTCAGCTCGCCAGTGCGGATCAGCCCGCCGAGCTGCGACCCGCCGAATGCTCGCGTGCCGCCGTAGCCGAGCTGCGCTGCGTGCGTGTAGTAGCTGGTCGGCCCGTAGTCAGTGACGAGCGCGAACCCGCTGCCGTTGAGCGCCACCGGCGTGTAGGCTTCCGCGGTCCATGCGTTCGTCCCAATTTTTTTGGCGCGCCAGAACTCGTGCGCTGTCTGCCCGTCGGGATCGATGATGCACAGGTGCGCGTCGGTGTACCCGGTCGACCAGTCGGGCGGTGCGCTGATCGCACTCGACGGGCAACGCAGCGTCACCGTGCCCGTGCGAAACCCGGCATTGGGAGCTGTGACAGCAAACGTCTGCAGCGGGTCGCCGTTGGTCGCGTAGTAGACCGGCATCGACCAGTTTGCCGAATTGACGTTCCACCCCTCACTCAGATCGCGCACGCGCGTCGTCGCTGCATCGCTCGCCGACGCCAATTGCGCACCGCTGCCAATCGGCCAGTTCCACGGGCTGCCGACCGCGAACGGCCAGAGCGTCGGATCGCGTCCGCTCGCCCCGCCCGTCGTCGTCTGCGGCAGATCGACCAGCCGCGCGACCAGCGACCCATCGCCGAGGTCAAACTCGCTCGCCGTCGTCGACTCGATGTTTCCGTCGACAGTCAGATACTCCGAGCCGTCGATCGCCATGGCGCCCGTCACGACTGCGCGCAGCACCTCCACGCCGCCTTGCTCGACGATCAGCGCACGCCGCGCGGTCATCGCATCGCGCACCGCCGCGCTTGCGTCGTAGCGCTCCTCGCCTGTGCCGGCCGATTGCACGGCCGCGACGATCTCCGAGAGCAGCGCCGCATTCGGTGTCCAGCTCATGCCTTGGTCCCCTCGACGATCAGTGATGCGCGCGATGCGCTGATGACGGCATCGCCGGTTTTCATGGCCATGAGCGTGACGACAAACCCCGCACCCGGCTGCACGGTCCACTCGTCCTCGATCGCGACGCTCCCGTAGTTGCTGCCGCTCGAGGCCGGGTAGTAGCCCGTGTACGCGCGCCGCACACCGGTCGACGTAGCCCCGCCGATTGTGGCGACCAGCCACACCTCGACCGTGCCCAGGCCGGCCGTGGTGTTAAACAGCACGCGCAGACTGCCGCGCACCGTCACGCGCGTCGCAAACCGCGTGATCGTGACGCCAGCCGTCTCGACCATCTCCCACAGCGTCGACGGCCCCGCGCTGCCGTGCACCTCGATCGTGCTCGACGCCTGCGACGCGGAGTCCAGCCGCACCGACCCGCCGCTCGCCATGACCGCCAACGGCGTGCGCGCCGCATAGCCGATCGTCCAGGGGGGCAACTCGGGCGGCCTGGCCGCGTGCACGTCGAGCTGTGGCTTGTAGATCGACACGCCTGCCAGAGCACCCGTCGTCGGCCCGGTCCCGCGCACCGAATACTCGACGCTCGTCGCACCGGCCGGCGCCTGCGCAATGAGTGACAGTTGCGTGTACCCGCTGACGTCGTAGTCATCAGCCGGGTTGTATGACGTGACCGGCGAATACTCGCTCACGTGCTCGGAGATCAGCGCATCGCCGCCACCGAAAAACCGTGCGCGCAGCCGCGCCCGGCATGCATTGCTGCGCACCCGCGCGCCCATGCTCACCCACTGCTCGGCGTCGATCGACACGCGCTTGGGCGCGATGACGCCGGGATAGCGCGCGACGCCGCCCACGGTGCCCGTGCCCGTGATCGCGAGCGTCGAGACCTTGGGCGATCCGACCAGCATGCCGATCAGCCCGTTGCCGTCGCTCAGGTAGTACCGCACGTCGTTCGTGGCCAGCCCGTCGCGATCCACCTGCCAGTCCTCGACGCCCCACTCGGCGTCGGCGTTCTGGATCTGGTTCCCGCCGTGCCGGACCTGCGAGCCGCCGACCGGAACCAGAGATGACACCGTGTGCGTCGCAAACGTCGGCGTGCTTGCGACCTGCGCGCCATTCATGGCGACCACATAGACGTTGAGCACGTCGCCGCGACTCACAGGTTCCAGGTGCACCGAGGTTTCCGCGGGCGCCACGACGATGCGCCGATACTCGGTCTCACCGGCCGTTTTCCAGTGCACATGCAGCGAGCCGCCCTCGAGCACACCCGAATCCTCGACCGCATCCCACGCAAGGATCGCGTAGGGCCGCACCGTCCCGTCAGCCGCCAGCGCAAACGTCGTGTCATCCGACGTCAGTTCGAGCTCGGCGACGGGCGCGACGACGCTCGGATCCGGCAGCGTCGTGTTCGGCGCGGGATCGACGCCCACCAGCGCCTCGTAGTCGTCTTCGTAGACGGCTTCGGCTTCCTCCTTGGCCACCAGGGTCACGGTCTGCGCGACCGGGTCGAATCGCCGCTCGAGCACCTGCAACACCTTGGCGTCGAACCCCCAGAGCGTGCGCGTGAGATCGACCGTATCGGTCGGCTCGACCGGCCACGCCGTCATCTGATAGACGGCGGTGTCCTTCAGCGCCTGGCGGGCCAGGTGGCAATACAGCCGCGCCAGGCGCTGCGCACGCAGCGGATCGACCACGTAGGGAAGATCGATGTCGCGCCAGATCTGCCGGCCGTCCTCGGTGACGTAGGCAGCAATCGAAACGGGCTCGAAATCGTCGTCCTCGTAGTCTGCGCTCGCACTCACGAACCGGCCGCGAACGGAGTTGAACGTGTCGGCCAGCGTGCCATAGGGCTGTGTTTCGATGTCGCCGGCCTGCGCGACATCCGCGTCGGTCAGCGACAGTGCCGGCGCGCGGTATGCGGCGCCCCGCACGCGCCACACCCCGCCCTGCACCACTGCGGTCCCGAGACACGACGTCAGCATCTGCTGCAGCACCTTGACCTGGTCGCCGCGCTCCTGCGGCGCGTAGACGATCCCGTCGATGGTGTAGCGGGCCTGGTCGTCTGCGAGCGAGCCCATGTCGACCAGTTCGTCGGCGAGGTTGGCCTCTGCGATCAGGTCGTCGAGATCGAAGTCGGTCTCATAGTCTGCAGACCACCCGTAGTCCGACGCGATGAAGTCCGCGATGCACAGGATCGCGTTGTTGCTGTGCGCGCTGGTCTCGGTCCTTGGGTCATAGACCGCATGACCTCTCACCAGCGCCTCGACCGCAGGCAGCCCGTTCGGGAAAATGTCCTGATCGGCCTCGATCCGAATGCTGATGCCCGCCTGCCCCGCGAGCACATCCGCAGACGTCCACTCGTCATCGCCGAGGCCTGCTGACTCCGACTCCATGGTCGTATCGCGCTCGCCAGCGACCTCGCCCAGGAACTTGCGCACGCGCACCAGCGCCTTGCCCTCGGTGACGCGGTACGAGACAACGACCGTACCTGCGATCGCGAGCGCCGCGCGCACCCCGCCGGCCTCGATCGTGTAGTGCTGGCCCTCGACCAGCACGGACGTCCCACCGTCGGCCGTCTGCTCGGCCACGGTGTCGATCACCCGGTCGGTGCCGGTGACGGCCAGGAGGTCGTCGGCCGCAACCCCGGCAAACGTTGCGACCTGCGGCACCACGCGCGTCTTGTAGAACCGCGAGCCGGCCTGCACGAACCCGCTGCCATCGAGCGTGCCGCACGGCTCGCCGTCGAGATAGACCTCATCGATCGCGGTCACCTTGCGATCAGCAAATGTGAGCCTGGCCGACCAGTAGTGATCGAATTCTCCGTGGACAAACCAGTGCGCGACCTGCCGCGGTGCGAGGCGCACCGTCCCGTAGATGAAATTGCGCGGCTGGTCGGTCGATCGAATCGCGATCTTGCGATCGACGTATGACGCGTCGAGCGCGGCACGCTTGCGCCGCGCCATGCGGTTCGCTTCGACGATCGAGTAGGCGATGGCGACCCCATAGGACACCGCGCTAACCGTGGCCAACGTCGCCGCGGACGCCCCGGCCGCCGTCGCGATGGCAATCGGCAGTTGCGGCACTCAGACTCTCCACGCCAGGGCGCCGCGCCGGTCCACGCGCACCGCCACGACCCCATTGTGCCCAGGTCCGACGAGGCTCGACCCTGTCACCACCCCCAGCGTGATCCGTCCGTCGATCAACTGCGCGACGACGTCCCCGCGCTGCGCGAACATGGCTGGGACGGGGTCGCCCAGCACCGCGCTCGCCGCACCCGCGATGCCGCCCAGCGCCGCCAGCCGCTCGAGCGCCTCGCGCTCGCTTGTCCACGTCGCGCACGGCATTTGGGCGCCTGGCCGCACCTCGCGAACCCAGGCGAAGGCGAAGGCGGCGCAGTCGTTCGCGCCCCACGCGAACGGCATCGCGCGACGCGAGCCGACAAACCGCACCAGCCGCTGCGGCCAGTCCTGCGGGCGAGCCATCAGCTCGGCCGCCAGTAGCGATTCGGCCACACGCCCTCGCGCTGGCCGACGACGACGCGCGAATAGCCGGTGTCGCCGCTCGCGCGACGCCGCTGCTCGGCGTCGGTGTAGCGCGCGCCCAGGGCCTTGGCAGGCATGCTGAGCAGCGTCTCCGCGTTGACCTCGATCAGCATCTTGCGATCGGACGAAAACCGGATGCGCATGGTGTCCAGCACACCGGCATCCTCGAGCACCGGAGTCCCCGTCACTTGATAGCCGGCAGTCAGCACCGCTGTGTACATCCGCCAGGGTCGAAGGTGCACGCGCTCCGACAGCACGAGCGAGATGGTGGACTCGTCCAGCCCCGACAGCACGAACCGGCGGCCCACGACTTGCGGCGCATTGACGTCGCGCACTTCGTCGACGGTCGCGACCTTCGCCGCGCCGACGTAGGTGTGACCGCCATAGGTCAGGTCATAGGACCAGGTGCTGTAGCGCTGCGTCCCGCTTGCCAGGTCGAACTCGAACAGGGACACGGTCGATCCGTTGCCGGCGATGACCGCATCCATCGCGGTATCGGTCGTCCTCATTGTGCGGTGTCCTCGATCCACTCGAGGTCGATGCCGGGCGCTTCGTCGTTGCCCCTGTACGGCAGACCGACGCCGTCCTGGTTCAACATGAAGAGCACGGTCGGCGCATCCCACACGACCGCAGTACCGCTCGCGACCGAGGTTCGCGCGGGCGGCTCAAACGTCCAGGTGATGGTCCCGCCCGACTCCGTGGCGTCGGTTACCACCATGACGAGTTGGCCACTCGATCCGAGCCCGAGCATGTCGCCCTTGCGCAGCGTCGCACCGCTGGCAGCGGAACACGTGGCCGACGTCGCCCCCGCAGTCACCGTCGACGACAGCGTCGGCGCGCCCCGCAGCGTTCCACGTGGAACGGGGCGCTTGAAGTGCCAGAACCTCGCGCGGTTTTCCGATCCGCGCACGCGCGCGAAGAACGCCTCGCGCTCGGCTTGCTCGTCTGGGTACACGGCTCCCAAGGTCATCGAGCACCACCAGACGGGGCCGGCGATCGCCCGTGTACGCGTCGCAGCAGCGAGCAGGCCCGGGTTCACGATCACGAACGGCTTCAATTTCCACTCCAGGTCCGAGGGCGCGAAGTGCTCGTCGGACGGCCACGCGAGCGTCGTCATGCGGACGTGCCCAACATCCCGCGCGCCGTGGCGTCGGAGACAATCCCCACGACGGCGCGCTGCATGTCAGCGAGCCCCCGCTCGACCTGCGCGCGAGATGCCCCGCCCTG
The genomic region above belongs to Deltaproteobacteria bacterium and contains:
- a CDS encoding structural protein P5, giving the protein MLMQPRGVRNNNPGNLRVSESNHWQGRADWHQRTPEQRLERAFEVFVDPEHGIRALAITLVSYYDRHGLTNLRGLIGRWAPQAENDTASYVLSVARRMSTDPSMPLDLHDYDVMRALVVAIIVHENGMQPYPDGVIDKALAMAGIVRSLKPIGESRTVIGSSIAGVSTAASAALQASQSVEEVRTIVEPLREALPWIQWLLVALTLAGVGLAVYARISDQSRRVT
- a CDS encoding Ig-like domain-containing protein; the protein is MALVCDGSAGSYIEQTSSLPSSTGAMTILWGEYLVSDLNADSGSCEIRDSTGGSYDLHAVVTQGDGTTENLYANYGTTSASAVATLATGAWVWKALRGYNSSGDKLSLSVHPDGAGNWTDDHAEIAQTAFAPALIRFGDTGRSEPISAKFGYIRVWSSSLSDAQLSTEITSRTAVVTSGLVVDNDCMGADLTAALLGATGSAWTAPNGGVSVDTSEPSTFVEASSSIDVEVSGEIDIAPRVLITGYYASGGDLYISGTYASIDASATIDVDLLLDGVADGSGSATLTDPTWSVVIAGGGDGVYTITATITDVIATVEDTASLVVDDGGGGSAGGGTGEVTLVEIDPTSGTVELGDTLDFDATVTADDGVATTVTWSVIGGALSVDSSGTVTGEALGSGTVRATSDADPTKWAQAPITVIPVGGEAPIAGSAWARFVRR